From a region of the Asterias amurensis chromosome 2, ASM3211899v1 genome:
- the LOC139951047 gene encoding cadherin EGF LAG seven-pass G-type receptor 1-like, producing MMALKHQHFGLTFLFIALVTQIEQHHSCVTDDLVTGQSFTVRNTNIEETVDKPHIGHLELENSKFSQLEDDPKKTSIPKTEDTTTEKAGTSSVTKSPTTNLASTAGAVDTTTTSATISPTTSTTATMVDATTSHATISPTTSKHTSTTTVDTTSRAAISSTTGTTTTTTRVDTTTHRATTSPTTSTTATMVDTTTAHATISPTISRITVGTTTSRATISPSTSTTIIVDTTTSQDTITPTTSRPSTATTVDTTTSRATISPTTSTPATMVDTTTARATISPTTSTPATMVDTTTAYATISPTTRTVTTSTEADTTTTPAAKSPKTIAVNATKYVGTPTSSTLSFTSSKPTTSDKFDPTTFRSTRSPTTITATTGRGVDITTTILPITTTTQSTISPASDTTSSPAANLYTPVFYEDLYYAEVEESSPVGTALLTVQAMDWDEGAAGVIMYNISSQTPDGEAFGVHPETGVVALRRELDREEKGRYVLNVTATDKGQPQRMAVAVLEIVALDSNDNVPVFDQVRYESVVSEDTLSYSRVLYVTASDKDLGRNSEITYTLSGNHRNKFTIDDKSGLIRTLGSLDRERVSHYNFLVIATDRGIPRQEGLAEIYIRVGDVNDNPPKFPSDTIDLVVPENNLPFDLIGQVTATDADEGPNAIILYAFVQRVRQSWFQIDRRTGVVHTLYRFDREKRADYEVTVRASSGRLFSDARLVIHIGDENDNAPIVPASQVIFYNFYEGTVGYNIIGKVGALDKDVGDSLNYHLLVSAVSLGIGDRRRPGGQYGVINQRVGVSFSVDQTTGTIYAYHQEPYSDFKPLTGHLTVNVSDGINSVTCNCTIYIKQVTYTTFESSISMRLRIRSDRETFLSRHRDLLATIADIFRTDEELVTFLIRRGLNDQDHGVTTTEAPMLRVSLAVRRRDGTFIPTDELQSMIYLEVERLRTLVDMTPDSIRSLCLLRPTVTNTSSVVAPVALGLTYVSFNVVLLTHCQASQGSCTSVSCGKFEECLDVKDGFRCQCLFSVGNGTCQPPFPAGTCPEAICNRRGTCTVDEAGEVNCLCRDYTRYDGPHCEMTTRSFTDDSFLAFKPLGRSERKFHITLRFKTTKPNGILLYNGPYLRGRGESIALQIVGGRLQFIKSSRMGTSVVSASIATDVSDGRWHDVYVNSIRGNILGIDGCTEDAAHWNIENADTSCIGIGWLGKQPRTQFINLNGPLFLGGLPSFVTTTQVTSAHFEGCLNAVQFNSKVLDFSVRLKNVGTSPRCKRNETVETKVKVPRAVKSLSARSRLRSLVVKWSPPKHKSEQLIGYQLSHVEVNDVGESISDTWTVMINGPVQSTYTIEGLTPNTRYKVTIKGYSTAGFGESSTVDATTKAKRIR from the exons ATGATGGCATTGAAACATCAGCATTTCGGATTGACCTTTCTCTTCATTGCGTTGGTAACCCAGATAGAGCAACACCATTCTTGCGTTACTGATGATTTGGTTACCGGCCAAAGTTTTACCGTGAGGAATACAAACATAGAAGAGACAGTTGATAAACCACATATCGGTCATTTGGAACTTGAAAATAGCAAGTTTTCACAACTAGAAGACGATCCTAAGAAAACATCAATTCCAAAAACGGAGGACACGACTACAGAGAAAGCCGGCACTTCTTCTGTTACAAAAAGTCCGACAACGAACTTAGCCTCAACCGCCGGAGCAGTCGACACTACTACTACCAGTGCTACAATAAGTCCGACAACAAGTACCACCGCAACCATGGTCGACGCCACCACTTCTCATGCCACAATAAGTCCGACGACAAGTAAGCATACAAGCACAACCACTGTCGACACTACTTCCCGCGCTGCAATAAGTTCGACTACAGgtacaaccacaaccacaaccagaGTCGACACCACTACTCATCGTGCTACAACAAGTCCGACAACAAGCACAACCGCAACCATGGTCGACACCACTACTGCTCATGCTACAATAAGTCCGACAATAAGTAGAATCACAGTTGGCACCACTACTTCTCGTGCCACAATAAGTCCGTCAACAAGCACAACAATCATAGTCGACACCACTACATCTCAAGATACAATAACTCCGACAACAAGTAGGCCTTCAACCGCAACCACAGTCGACACCACTACTTCTCGTGCTACAATAAGTCCGACAACAAGCACACCCGCAACCATGGTCGACACCACTACTGCTCGTGCTACAATAAGTCCGACAACAAGCACACCCGCAACCATGGTCGACACCACTACTGCTTATGCTACAATAAGTCCGACAACAAGAACTGTCACAACTAGCACAGAAGCCGACACTACTACTACCCCCGCTGCAAAAAGTCCTAAAACAATCGCAGTCAATGCCACAAAATATGTCGGTACTCCTACTAGCTCTACTTTAAGTTTTACATCAAGCAAACCCACAACCAGCGACAAATTCGACCCTACTACGTTTCGTTCCACAAGAAGTCCGACAACAATCACAGCCACAACCGGTAGAGGAGTCGACATTACCACCACAATCCTGCCAATAACCACAACCACACAATCCACCATTTCCCCAGCCTCTGATACAACCTCATCCCCAGCTGCAAATTTGTACACACCAGTGTTTTATGAAGACCTGTATTATGCCGAGGTTGAGGAAAGTTCCCCGGTCGGTACGGCCCTTTTGACGGTGCAAGCGATGGACTGGGACGAGGGGGCAGCCGGGGTGATAATGTACAACATATCCAGTCAAACTCCGGACGGTGAAGCGTTTGGCGTTCATCCCGAGACCGGGGTTGTTGCTCTTCGGCGAGAGTTGGACCGGGAGGAGAAAGGCCGTTATGTTCTTAATGTAACGGCAACCGACAAAG GGCAACCGCAACGAATGGCTGTAGCTGTGCTGGAAATAGTCGCCTTGGATAGCAATGACAACGTGCCAGTGTTTGATCAAGTTAGATACGAAAGTGTCGTCAGTGAAGATACCCTCTCGTATAGTCGAGTTCTTTACGTCACTGCATCGGATAAAGATTTAG gaCGAAATAGTGAAATAACCTACACACTATCCGGTAACCATAGAAACAAGTTTACCATCGATGACAAAAGTGGACTTATCCGCACTCTTGGATCCCTCGATCGTGAGAGGGTATCACACTACAACTTTCTGGTCATCGCAACCGATCGTGGGATACCACGGCAAGAAGGGTTAGCAGAAATCTACATCCGGGTGGGTGACGTCAACGACAACCCACCGAAGTTCCCCTCTGACACGATCGACCTCGTGGTTCCTGAGAACAACTTGCCCTTTGACCTGATCGGCCAGGTCACCGCGACCGATGCCGACGAGGGGCCGAACGCCATCATCTTATACGCGTTCGTGCAACGCGTGCGCCAGAGCTGGTTCCAGATAGACCGGCGGACCGGGGTTGTCCACACCCTGTACCGGTTCGACCGGGAGAAACGGGCCGACTACGAGGTCACCGTCAGGGCGTCGTCTGGACGGCTCTTCAGTGACGCTCGCCTGGTCATCCACATCGGAGACGAGAACGACAACGCACCGATAGTTCCAGCCAGCCAGGTCATCTTCTACAACTTCTACGAGGGAACTGTTGGCTATAACATAATCGGAAAGGTTGGGGCTCTTGATAAGGACGTCGGTGACTCCTTAAACTACCACCTACTCGTCAGTGCGGTGTCCCTTGGGATAGGAGACAGGAGGCGACCAGGGGGTCAATATGGTGTTATCAATCAAAGAGTTGGGGTTAGCTTCTCGGTGGACCAGACTACTGGGACTATCTATGCCTACCACCAAGAACCTTACTCTGATTTTAAGCCGTTGACTGGGCATCTGACAGTTAACGTTTCGG ATGGCATTAATAGTGTTACCTGTAACTGTACGATCTACATAAAACAAGTCACATATACAACATTCGAGAGCAGCATCTCGATGCGGCTCCGTATCCGCTCAGACAGGGAGACTTTCCTCTCCCGTCACCGAGACCTCCTAGCAACCATCGCCGACATCTTCCGAACAGACGAGGAGCTCGTCACCTTCTTAATCCGCAGAGGTTTGAATGATCAAGACCATGGAGTTACCACCACGGAAGCACCGATGTTGAGGGTGTCTCTAGCCGTCAGGCGACGGGACGGGACGTTCATTCCGACGGATGAGCTCCAGTCGATGATATACCTCGAAGTGGAACGACTTCGGACTTTAGTCGACATGACTCCCGATTCTATCCGATCACTGTGTCTTCTCCGGCCCACCGTCACCAATACATCGAGTGTGGTTGCACCGGTCGCACTTGGACTGACCTATGTATCCTTCAATGTTGTTCTTCTAACACACTGCCAGGCATCGCAGGGATCATGCACGTCCGTGTCGTGTGGCAAGTTTGAGGAGTGCTTGGATGTGAAAGATGGATTTAGATGTCAGTGTTTGTTTTCAG TAGGCAACGGTACCTGCCAACCTCCATTTCCAGCCGGTACTTGCCCAGAAGCCATTTGCAATAGACGCGGGACGTGTACCGTGGACGAAGCGGGTGAAGTTAACTGCTTGTGCAGAGACTACACGAGATACGACGGTCCTCACTGTGAGATGACAACGCGCAGTTTTACCGACGACTCTTTCCTGGCATTCAAGCCGTTGGGGCGTAGTGAGAGGAAATTCCACATCACGTTACG ATTCAAGACTACTAAACCCAACGGTATCTTATTGTACAATGGTCCGTATCTAAGAGGGAGGGGCGAGTCCATCGCACTCCAGATCGTTGGTGGCCGGCTACAGTTCATCAAGTCTAGCAGGATGGGCACCAGTGTAGTCAGTGCGTCCATTGCAACTGACGTCAGTGACGGACGCTGGCATGATGTTTATGTCAACAGCATAAGAGGG AATATTCTTGGCATAGATGGATGTACCGAGGATGCTGCACATTGGAATATAGAAAATGCTGATACATCATGTATTGGCATAGGGTGGCTCGGAAAACAACCCAGAACACA ATTCATCAATCTGAACGGACCATTGTTTCTTGGAGGTCTGCCTTCCTTCGTGACGACAACTCAGGTAACCTCCGCCCACTTTGAGGGATGTCTCAACGCCGTCCAATTCAACTCCAAAGTTCTTGATTTCTCAGTTCGACTCAAGAATGTCGGCACGTCACCGAGATGCAAGAGAAACGAGACAGTGGAGACCAAAGTCAAAg TACCACGTGCAGTGAAGTCACTGTCAGCTCGTTCTAGATTGAGATCCCTCGTCGTTAAGTGGAGCCCGCCAAAACATAAATCGGAACAATTGATTGGCTATCAGCTCTCCCACGTGGAAG TGAACGATGTGGGTGAGTCAATATCAGATACTTGGACAGTGATGATTAACGGCCCAGTGCAGTCCACTTACACGATCGAAGGGCTCACACCAAATACACGTTACAAAGTCACAATCAAGGGGTATTCCACAGCTGGGTTTGGCGAGTCCAGTACAGTTGATGCAACTACCAAAGCTAAGCGTATCCGTTAG
- the LOC139951262 gene encoding retinoschisin-like, which produces MARVSSWIFLLLEIFLEASASDSVSGLCRVVSYQPVEHHALLGRSFMNISGISAIRCSARCLSHHGCFSFNYDHINKVCQMNNASAEHVSESFQGMRYFSYYDATAKPMTCQNTSSLSCNGKCAPIKVCGFFEKLGLEDGSIPDESLSASSNWERQGGYKGVSTPGGGRLNKIPPDSSTIGAWQPSVADTNQWIQVDFGNPIYVTGVLTQGRWQHVQWVTKYKVQFEPPSPAHLVDVKDQLDQTQIFNGNTDNNGIVDRRFFEPVLAVKIRIVPVEWNNFIALRFELLGCK; this is translated from the exons ATGGCTAGAGTGAGTAGTTGGATTTTTCTCTTGCTTGAGATTTTTCTTGAGGCTTCAGCGTCTGATAGCGTCAGTGGTCTTTGCCGAGTGGTGTCGTACCAGCCGGTAGAGCACCACGCCCTACTAGGCCGGTCCTTCATGAATATCTCGGGCATCTCAGCAATTCGTTGTTCGGCTCGGTGTCTAAGCCATCATGGATGTTTCTCATTCAACTACGATCACATCAACAAAGTCTGTCAGATGAACAACGCCAGTGCTGAGCATGTCAGTGAGAGTTTTCAAGGAATGCGGTATTTTTCGTATTACGACGCAACTGCAAAACCAATGACTTGTCAG AATACTTCATCTCTGTCATGCAACGGAAAGTGCGCCCCCATTAAGGTCTGCGGGTTTTTTG AAAAACTCGGTCTTGAAGATGGTTCAATCCCCGATGAGAGCCTCTCCGCATCGAGTAACTGGGAACGCCAAGGAGGTTATAAAGGTGTGAGCACACCGGGTGGTGGCCGTCTTAACAAGATACCGCCTGACTCTAGCACCATAGGAGCATGGCAACCCAGTGTAGCGGATACCAACCAGTGGATACAGGTGGATTTTGGCAACCCAATATACGTCACTGGGGTACTCACACAGGGGCGTTGGCAACATGTGCAATGGGTGACCAAGTACAAAGTGCAGTTCGAACCGCCCTCACCGGCGCATCTTGTCGACGTgaaagaccaacttgatcaAACTCAG ATATTCAATGGCAACACTGATAACAACGGCATCGTGGATAGGCGCTTCTTCGAGCCCGTCTTGGCCGTCAAGATTCGCATCGTGCCCGTTGAGTGGAATAATTTCATCGCGTTGCGCTTTGAGCTGCTTGGctgtaaataa
- the LOC139951276 gene encoding retinoschisin-like, which produces MAGVSSLVFHLLEIFLEASASGSVSGLCRVVSYQPVEHHALIGQSFMNISGISAIRCSARCLSHHGCLSFNYDHINQVCQMNNASAEHVSESFQGMLHFSYYDAEAETCQNTSLSCNGKCATVKVCGGFEKLGLEDGTIPDESLSASSSWERQGGYTDVSTPGGGRLNKIPPDSSTVGAWCPSVADTNQWIQVDFGNPIYVTGVLTQGRWEHVQWVTKYKVQFEPPSPAHLVDVKDQLDQAQIFNGNTDRNSIAERRFFKPVLAVKIRIVPVEWNNLIALRFELLGCK; this is translated from the exons ATGGCCGGAGTGAGTAGTTTGGTTTTCCACTTGCTTGAGATTTTTCTTGAGGCTTCAGCGTCTGGTAGCGTCAGTGGTCTTTGCCGAGTGGTGTCGTACCAGCCGGTAGAGCACCACGCCCTAATAGGCCAATCCTTCATGAATATCTCGGGCATCTCCGCCATTCGTTGTTCGGCTCGGTGTCTCAGCCATCATGGATGTCTCTCCTTTAACTACGATCACATCAATCAAGTCTGTCAGATGAACAACGCCAGTGCTGAGCACGTCAGTGAGAGTTTTCAAGGAATGCTGCATTTTTCGTATTACGACGCAGAAGCAGAGACTTGTCAA AATACTTCGTTGTCATGTAACGGAAAGTGCGCCACTGTTAAGGTCTGCGGTGGTTTTG AAAAACTCGGTCTTGAAGATGGTACGATCCCCGATGAGAGCCTCTCCGCATCAAGTAGCTGGGAACGTCAAGGAGGTTATACAGATGTGAGCACACCAGGTGGTGGCCGTCTCAACAAGATACCGCCTGACTCTAGCACCGTAGGAGCGTGGTGCCCCAGTGTAGCGGATACCAACCAGTGGATACAGGTGGATTTTGGCAACCCAATATACGTCACTGGGGTACTCACACAGGGGCGTTGGGAACATGTGCAGTGGGTGACCAAGTACAAAGTGCAGTTCGAACCGCCCTCACCGGCACATCTTGTCGACGTgaaagaccaacttgatcaAGCTCAG ATATTCAATGGCAACACAGATAGAAACAGCATCGCGGAGAGGCGCTTCTTCAAGCCCGTCTTGGCCGTCAAGATTCGCATCGTTCCCGTCGAGTGGAATAACTTAATCGCTCTGCGCTTTGAACTGCTTGGCTGTAAATAA
- the LOC139951267 gene encoding retinoschisin-like — translation MAVVSSLIFLSLEMFFETLASYSVSGLYRGVSYQPVEHHALLGRSFMNISGISAVRCSVRCLSHHGCFSFNYDHINQVCQMNNASAEHVCESFQGILHFSYYDATAKPMTCQTTSAFCNGKCAPIKVCGRFEKLGLEDGTIPDESLSASSSWERQGGYTGVSTPGGGRLNKIPPDSSTVGAWCPSVADTNQWIQVKLGNPTCVTGVLTQGRWEHGQWVTKYKVQFEPPSPAHLVDVKDQLDQTQIFNGNTDRNSIVERRFFKPILAVKIRIVPFEWHDFIALRFELLGCK, via the exons ATGGCCGTTGTGAGTAGTTTGATTTTCCTCTCGCTTGAGATGTTTTTTGAGACTTTAGCATCTTATAGTGTTAGTGGTCTTTACCGAGGAGTGTCGTACCAGCCGGTAGAGCACCACGCCCTACTAGGCCGGTCCTTCATGAATATCTCGGGCATCTCTGCCGTCAGATGTTCAGTTCGATGTCTCAGCCATCATGGATGTTTCTCTTTCAATTATGATCACATCAACCAGGTCTGTCAGATGAACAACGCCAGTGCTGAACACGTTTGTGAGAGTTTTCAAGGAATTTTGCATTTTTCGTATTACGACGCAACTGCAAAACCAATGACCTGTCAG ACTACTTCTGCTTTCTGTAACGGGAAGTGCGCTCCCATAAAGGTCTGCGGGAGGTTTG AAAAACTCGGTCTTGAAGATGGTACGATCCCCGATGAGAGCCTCTCCGCATCAAGTAGCTGGGAACGTCAAGGAGGTTATACAGGTGTGAGCACACCAGGTGGTGGCCGTCTCAACAAGATACCGCCTGACTCTAGCACTGTAGGAGCGTGGTGCCCCAGTGTAGCGGATACCAACCAGTGGATACAGGTGAAGTTGGGCAACCCGACCTGCGTCACCGGGGTACTCACACAGGGGCGTTGGGAACATGGGCAATGGGTGACCAAGTACAAAGTGCAGTTCGAACCGCCCTCACCGGCACATCTTGTTGACGTgaaagaccaacttgatcaAACTCAG ATATTCAATGGCAACACCGATAGAAACAGCATCGTGGAGAGGCGCTTCTTCAAGCCCATCTTGGCGGTCAAGATTCGCATCGTGCCCTTTGAGTGGCATGACTTCATCGCGTTGCGTTTTGAGCTTCTTGGCTGTAAATAA